The following is a genomic window from Thaumasiovibrio subtropicus.
TTTGCATTTACCTTACCTAAACGCCTCGTGGTGGGTGAGGAATGAAACGTCTATTAATGATGGGCGCTGGCGCGCTGTTGAGCATGAGTCTTGCCTTTGGCAGTGCTGCTGACCCCTTACCTCCTTATCAAAAGGTCGTGGGCGTTTCAGGCAACCTAAGCTCCATGGGGTCTGATACGTTATCTAATTTAATGACGGTTTGGGCTGAGTCATTTAAACGGTATTACCCCAACATCAATATCGAGATTCAATCAGCAGGATCGTCAACGGCACCAACAGCATTGACAGAAGCGACAACGCAGTTTGGCCCGATGAGTCGCCCGATGCGTCCCCGTGAGATTGAGGTGTTTGAACGTGAACATGGCTATAAGCCTATGCCTATTCGCGTGGCTATTGATGCGTTGGCCGTATTTGTTCACCAAGACAATCCACTTCAAGGGCTGAATTTTTATCAGCTGGATGCCATCTTTTCTCGTACCTTGCTGTGTGGGGCGAATGCACCGATCACCCAATGGGCCGATCTCGGTTTAGAAGGGTTGTGGGAAG
Proteins encoded in this region:
- a CDS encoding PstS family phosphate ABC transporter substrate-binding protein; translated protein: MKRLLMMGAGALLSMSLAFGSAADPLPPYQKVVGVSGNLSSMGSDTLSNLMTVWAESFKRYYPNINIEIQSAGSSTAPTALTEATTQFGPMSRPMRPREIEVFEREHGYKPMPIRVAIDALAVFVHQDNPLQGLNFYQLDAIFSRTLLCGANAPITQWADLGLEGLWEDRDIQLFGRNSVSGTYGFFKQKALCNGDFVARFNEQPGSASVVQSISTSLNSIGFSGIGYTTSAVKALPIAETGQDYVIANRENAVSGEYPLSRFLYIYVNKHPERPLSPLEREFVRYILSAQGQNLVSREGYVSLPASVIEQELSRLGI